Proteins from one Tetrapisispora phaffii CBS 4417 chromosome 8, complete genome genomic window:
- the ADI1 gene encoding acireductone dioxygenase (Ni2+-requiring) (similar to Saccharomyces cerevisiae ADI1 (YMR009W); ancestral locus Anc_7.113) yields the protein MVQAYIHDDNNDIDFREAHNSGKSVSIEDLEKIGVFYKYCATVEDVDVIAKERNYKNRDVVNISKESFGNENNMMEKLNMFYSEHLHEDEEIRYCLDGSGYFDLRAQNDTDWIRCRVNKGDLLVVPAGIYHRFTLTTENYIKALRLFKDEPKWNAIKRPDGDSYQVREEYLSQTKA from the coding sequence ATGGTACAAGCTTATATTCACGACGATAACAACGACATAGACTTCAGAGAAGCCCATAATAGTGGAAAGTCGGTTAGCATTGAAGATTTAGAAAAGATTGGTGTCTTTTACAAGTATTGTGCTACCGTGGAAGACGTAGATGTTATCGcaaaagaaagaaactATAAGAATAGAGATGTCGtgaatatttcaaaagagTCTTTTGGTAATGAGAATAATATGATGGAAAAACTCAACATGTTTTACTCAGAGCATCTGCACGAGGATGAAGAAATAAGATACTGTTTGGATGGCAGCGGTTACTTCGACTTGAGAGCTCAAAATGATACGGACTGGATCCGTTGTAGAGTGAACAAAGGTGATCTGTTAGTGGTCCCAGCTGGAATCTACCATAGATTTACTTTGACTACGGAGAACTATATCAAGGCCCTTAGGTTGTTCAAAGATGAACCAAAATGGAATGCAATAAAAAGGCCTGACGGGGACTCGTATCAAGTACGTGAAGAATATCTATCGCAGACAAAAGCTTAA
- the ANY1 gene encoding Any1p (similar to Saccharomyces cerevisiae YMR010W; ancestral locus Anc_7.112) produces the protein MPEDVVTTTIANAVATTAVAEAISEVIDASVTTTKNTYADAIAAYFPIVDQFYIPDWFTIQFIANNIISFTPLFSYGTTVISIQRSQTSLGFSLDICATMLIASILRVCYYLITPYDLSLLRQSLVMIFIQLILLNTTLKFRPIEYQYDNLLAVESFQKLFHDIFLEYFATDKPLQNWKTIINNLTFTKVTGFLGKCGLVIVYKTLKFFDPSYKRILSFWQWNNDTIFWKFIAYFACLNFFFTLFVVKIMDWPTIAEWVGSIFGSLGLLIESLLPLPQISILHKLKSIQGFKLILLVSWLCGDTLKITYLIFGASNISYMFVVFALFQMSLDFYIAGQYIYYRFYYETFRHDNEASMALNTGDIELRNFNVTVDGSSNNNSY, from the coding sequence ATGCCTGAAGATGTTGTAACAACGACGATTGCTAATGCTGTAGCCACTACAGCTGTAGCTGAAGCAATTTCTGAAGTGATAGATGCTTCTGTAACTACCACGAAGAATACTTATGCCGATGCTATTGCTGCTTATTTTCCAATTGTCgatcaattttatatacCTGACTGGTTCacaattcaatttattgCAAACAATATCATATCATTCACAccattattttcatatgGTACAACAGTTATCAGTATCCAGCGTTCACAGACATCTCTTGGCTTCTCACTAGATATATGTGCTACCATGTTGATTGCAAGTATATTAAGAGTCTgctattatttaattacgCCATATGATCTGTCTCTACTGAGACAGTCATTGGTTATGATATTTATACAACTTATTCTATTAAACACTACATTAAAATTTAGACCAATAGAATACCaatatgataatttattagcCGTTGAGTCGTTTCAAAAGCTATTTCATGACAtatttttagaatattttgCAACAGATAAACCATTACAAAATTGGAAAactataattaataatttaacatttaCAAAAGTGACTGGTTTCTTAGGGAAATGTGGTTTGGTGATAGTCTACAAAACcttaaaattttttgacCCCAgttataaaagaatattgTCATTTTGGCAATGGAATAATGATACAATTTTTTGGAAGTTTATTGCATATTTTGCTTGTcttaatttcttctttacACTATTTGTCGTTAAAATAATGGATTGGCCAACAATAGCAGAATGGGTTGGTTCCATCTTTGGCTCATTAGGTTTATTGATCGAGTCATTACTACCGTTACCACAAATTTCTATTTTGCATAAGCTAAAGTCGATTCAAggttttaaattaattttgctAGTTAGTTGGTTATGTGGTGACACTTTGAAAATtacatatttaatatttggaGCATCAAATATTTCGTATATGTTTGTTGTGTTTGCTTTATTCCAGATGTCCTTGGATTTCTATATCGCTGGACAGTACATTTATTATAGATTTTACTATGAAACTTTCAGACACGATAATGAAGCTTCCATGGCTTTGAATACTGGAGATATAGAATTAAGGAATTTTAATGTGACCGTCGATGGAAGTAGTAACAATAATTCTTATTAG
- the PET127 gene encoding Pet127p (similar to Saccharomyces cerevisiae PET127 (YOR017W); ancestral locus Anc_7.111), whose product MFKSSSISKFGGSNICHCPKSNNLLVIIRWRSDYPPGHRNRKRRKAAFKRYSYSDTNAFTCLQSDSIWKPVRPSDISGNKQLLDYEKLPKLRDSLEKVLYEPLVLHTLRDERTGAYNYDKTLEVVNTITPETSSSSLNFIPPQKDEILWNMANQKNLKYISSTSSMTAVLSQLHFLLSNCRALNVTNYLESKDVLLPSSKNFKSAQIPASIIVSKLKKTVNHKVFTVKSIDSDPYFNREMILSALGHTLEEFLTRGGNQSSDYDPNERHYHYSIVDDFLIRSQLDCYNPLLPNNGVFDLKTRAVGAIRYDLPFVERNLNYTGYEINKLHGQFESMNREFKDMIKGPLLKYSLQARMGAMDGIFVAYHNINRIFGFQYLPLEYLDHILHSASDYKFRTSLKDKENITKSVFGINEHVLNHEYKEREISTLLADAEFKLSMQIFKKILVFIENKYAANHFKWEKLKIMMKIDVSKAKEPKLDVICLPMEAGSSNKYLSPLVRDNDSKNITAMLDRVKAEHDQFLKLHLKKAIGLVINVKNIFGRHSSSPNYSELFNTNSTVDLDFDDKSYLNHKMNKDFYENSNRWMHPNFLDPEDVQTWKVNGNIIEMTESKIKTSYSDMIKEKLSFIEKENNEDFSRTLDKDYENDQLKTRIIDYIKNEKSLENIFNRSTMHKKQNNDDFRLTFRAYGKKGAIRYQERQNRQNQHNQQKRKNEDNFKFVNHFLIKERGI is encoded by the coding sequence ATGTTTAAAAGCAGTtctatttcaaaatttggCGGTTCAAATATTTGTCATTGCCCTAAGAGTAACAACTTGTTAGTTATTATAAGATGGAGATCAGATTATCCACCAGGACATAGAAACCGCAAGAGGAGGAAAGCTGCATTCAAAAGGTATAGTTATAGTGATACCAATGCTTTTACATGCTTACAGTCCGATTCAATTTGGAAGCCAGTGAGGCCATCTGATATTAGTGGTAATAAACAACTACTAGATTACGAAAAGCTTCCAAAGTTAAGAGATAGCCTTGAGAAAGTACTCTATGAGCCATTGGTACTTCATACATTACGAGACGAGAGGACTGGCGCATATAATTATGACAAAACTTTGGAAGTGGTAAACACAATAACTCCAGAAAcctcatcatcatctttgAATTTCATACCGCCACAGAAAGATGAAATTCTATGGAATATGgcaaatcaaaaaaatttaaagtaCATTTCATCAACGAGCTCTATGACTGCTGTTTTGTCTCAATTACACTTTTTACTTTCCAATTGTAGGGCACTAAATGTAACTAATTATTTAGAGTCGAAAGATGTGTTACTGCCATCAAgcaaaaattttaaatcagCGCAAATTCCAGCTTCAATCATAGTCAgcaaattaaaaaaaacagtTAACCATAAAGTTTTCACTGTTAAATCAATTGACTCTGATCCATACTTTAATAGAGAAATGATTTTATCAGCTTTAGGTCATACCTTAGAAGAATTTTTGACAAGAGGTGGAAACCAGTCTAGTGATTACGATCCTAATGAAAGACACTACCATTATTCAATCGttgatgattttttaatcaGATCACAACTGGATTGTTACAACCCATTACTGCCAAATAATGGTGTCTTTGATCTGAAAACTAGAGCTGTTGGTGCAATTAGATACGATTTACCTTTTGTGGAAAGAAATCTAAACTACACAGGGTACgagataaataaattacatGGTCAATTTGAATCTATGAATAGAGAATTCAAAGATATGATAAAAGGTCCActtctaaaatattcattacaAGCTAGAATGGGTGCCATGGATGGTATTTTTGTTGCCTATcataatataaatagaatTTTTGGATTTCAATACCTACCATTAGAATATTTGGATCATATTTTACATTCGGCATCTGATTATAAATTCAGAACTTCTTTAAAAGATAAAGAGAACATAACTAAAAGTGTATTTGGAATTAATGAACATGTTCTCAACCATGAGTATAAAGAAAGGGAAATTTCTACTTTGCTTGCGGATGCTGAGTTTAAGTTATCAATgcaaatatttaaaaaaatattggtattcattgaaaataaatatgcAGCTAACCATTTCAAGTGggaaaaattgaaaataatgatgaaaatcGATGTTTCGAAAGCCAAAGAACCTAAACTAGATGTTATTTGTTTACCAATGGAAGCAGGATCTAgtaataaatatctatCACCTCTAGTTAGAGACAATGACtccaaaaatataactGCTATGTTAGATAGAGTGAAAGCAGAGCATGATCAGTTCTTAAAATTACATCTTAAAAAGGCTATTGGACTTGTAataaatgttaaaaatatatttggaaGACACTCATCATCTCCAAATTACTCAGAACTATTTAATACTAACAGTACTGTTGATTTAGATTTTGACGATAAGAGTTACTTGAATCATAAAATGAACAAGGATTTTTATGAAAACAGTAATAGATGGATGCACCCAAATTTTTTGGATCCAGAAGATGTACAGACATGGAAAGTAAATGGAAACATTATAGAAATGACTGagtcaaaaataaaaactaGTTATTCTGACATGATTAAAGAGAAACTTTCCTTCATAGAAAAAGAGAATAATGAGGATTTTTCAAGGACACTTGATAAAGATTACGAAAATGATCAACTAAAAACAAGAATTATTGATTACATTaagaatgaaaaatcattagaaaatatattcaatagaTCAACAATGcataaaaaacaaaacaatgACGATTTTAGGCTTACCTTTCGTGCTTATGGAAAAAAGGGAGCTATTAGATACCAGGAAAGACAGAATAGACAGAATCAACATAATCAGCAGAAGAGGAAGAATGAGgacaattttaaattcgTAAATCACTTCTTAATAAAAGAGAGAGGCATATAG
- the SPO11 gene encoding DNA topoisomerase (ATP-hydrolyzing) (similar to Saccharomyces cerevisiae SPO11 (YHL022C); ancestral locus Anc_7.109) translates to MKSLKVLTEQCLTKNDLVTALLPEVRSVQFGQADTDKFKHDELANYIEGIIILLCSCIEYHQHNFEIILKHGVNGKMHTAKSSKLSLINYYNTEKTSSKLSIFLSLINVIESTLKKNEVRTIRDVYYGNVELYKNQNTVVYWLNKIQKNLSLKSRNELNIIPAQKGLCYIPFQLRIVNQKTGNYTFVAKNESTLIPHFTKDSNFIIEEIELPNISKIIVVEKEAVYDKFIRYHCSNINPEKMIIVTGKGYPDFLTRLFLNKLQTLKALDESSWEIYVDADPYGISIATKYIISTSDQMYSCRKLIHKGARISHLIHNLNQSKHIQLLNLTTRDITYLMKMISRLFNNEALSHNHSSSFSIKTEIQRQLFFAKKGEMNALY, encoded by the coding sequence ATGAAGAGTCTAAAAGTATTAACTGAGCAATGTTTGACCAAAAATGATCTAGTGACGGCATTGTTGCCAGAAGTCAGATCTGTTCAATTTGGGCAAGCAGATACTGATAAGTTCAAACATGATGAGCTAGCTAATTATATCGAGGGTATCATTATATTACTTTGCAGCTGTATAGAATACCATCAacataattttgaaataattttaaagcATGGTGTCAATGGGAAAATGCACACAGCAAAAAGTTCTAAACtatcattaataaattattacaataCTGAGAAGACAAGTTCCAAATtgtcaatatttttatctttgaTTAACGTTATTGAATCAACTCTTAAGAAAAACGAAGTGAGAACAATCAGAGATGTTTACTATGGTAATGTTGAGTTGTATAAGAATCAAAATACTGTAGTTTATTGGTTAaacaaaattcaaaagaacCTTTCATTAAAGTCACGAAATGAACTAAATATCATACCTGCACAAAAGGGATTGTGTTACATTCCATTTCAACTAAGAATTGTTAATCAAAAAACAGGCAATTATACTTTTGTTGCAAAGAATGAGTCTACCTTAATTCCACATTTTACTAAAGATAGCaactttattattgaagagATAGAACTGCCAAATATATCGAAAATCATTGTTGTGGAGAAAGAAGCTGTATATgacaaatttattagatatcATTGCTCTAATATAAATCCagagaaaatgataattgTGACAGGAAAAGGGTATCCTGATTTCCTTACAAGATTATTCCTCAATAAGTTACAAACACTGAAGGCTCTTGATGAAAGCAGCTGGGAAATTTATGTAGACGCAGATCCATATGGAATATCAATTGCAACAAAGTATATTATTAGTACTTCTGATCAAATGTATTCCTGCAGAAAATTGATTCATAAAGGTGCTAGAATTTCCCATTTGATCCATAACCTAAATCAATCGAAACATATCCAATTATTGAACTTAACTACTAGAGATATTACctatttaatgaaaatgatatccAGGTTATTTAACAATGAAGCTTTGTCTCATAACCATAGTTCATCTTTTAGCATTAAAACCGAAATTCAAAGGCAATTGTTTTTTGCAAAGAAAGGTGAAATGAATGCATTATACTAA
- the ERP4 gene encoding Erp4p (similar to Saccharomyces cerevisiae ERP4 (YOR016C) and ERP2 (YAL007C); ancestral locus Anc_7.108) — protein MLYSVLFSTLLFVTEIFASTQQIPIVLELPAHSSECLYEDLHNPDDTINISYQVLTGGNFEIDFKIEAPDKSELVSEVQKKYSDFALKSFGLGQYKFCFFNNYGSDSKKVEIILGLESRLVSVKDVEDDDDGKDAVANNAIEEIDRNLDKITKSLNYLRAREWRNMSTVQSTEFRITWLSLLVIAVMIGISVGQAFIIQFFFTKNRKNYV, from the coding sequence ATGTTATATTCCGTCTTATTCAGCACTTTGTTATTCGTAACAGAGATTTTTGCTTCTACACAACAAATTCCAATTGTTCTTGAGTTACCAGCTCATTCTAGCGAATGTCTATATGAAGACTTACACAACCCAGATGATACTATTAATATCAGTTATCAAGTTTTAACTGGTggtaattttgaaattgatttcaaGATTGAAGCTCCAGACAAGAGTGAGTTAGTTAGTGAAgttcaaaagaaatattcCGATTTTGCTTTGAAATCGTTTGGTCTAGGTCAATATAAATTCTGTTTTTTTAACAACTATGGTTCTGATTCCAAAAAAGTCGAAATAATTTTAGGTTTAGAGAGTCGTTTAGTATCTGTCAAAGATGTagaagatgatgacgatGGAAAGGATGCCGTTGCTAACAAtgcaattgaagaaattgatagAAACCTTGATAAGATCACGAAATCTTTGAACTACTTAAGAGCTAGAGAATGGAGAAACATGTCTACTGTCCAATCAACAGAATTCAGAATTACTTGGTTGTCATTATTGGTTATCGCTGTTATGATCGGTATCAGTGTTGGTCAAGcctttattattcaattcttcttcaCTAAAAATAGAAAGAATTATGTCTAA
- the RTS1 gene encoding protein phosphatase 2A regulatory subunit RTS1 (similar to Saccharomyces cerevisiae RTS1 (YOR014W); ancestral locus Anc_7.106), with the protein MMRGFKQKLIKKTTGSSSSSKKKEKEKEKEKEKESRKASSMGSSSTSSSRKNSSENSRPSSTSSSKKEYPASSSKTKGIVSSASSTRSDTRNATPIIGSGNDKSNNTARANSSSVSNANSNANNVPPSNGSSSTTIDSPTSTPSISLSNAESNSIEFRDNNHKINSDESMGRNNTLFTNEPNNVNGGASENSLKDNSNGITHTITKSDFTSAVNKEGMTPSSPQSPNIDIPRASHSFERLPTTAKLNPDGELDLVKTPQRHSSSRFETSRYSQLTKLPSFEEVEPEERLQLFIAKVDQCTAMFDFNDPSFDIQGKEIKRITLQELIEFIVTNRFTYTNEMYEHVIAMFKINLFRPIPPPVNPIGDIYDPDEDEPVNELAWPHMQLVYEFFLRFVESPDFNHQIAKQYIDQDFILKLLDLFDSEDIRERDCLKTTLHRIYGKFLSLRSFIRRSMNYIFLQFVYETEKFNGIAELLEILGSIINGFALPLKEEHKIFLLRVLLPLHKVPCLSLYHPQLAYCIVQFLEKEPLLTEEVVMGLLRYWPKINSTKEIMLLNEIEDIFEVIEPLEFIKIEVPLFVQLAKCIGSSHFQVAEKVLSYWNNEYFLNLCIENAEVILPIVFPPLYELTSQLELDNINGQDGIISDPYILVEQAINSGSWNRAIHAMAFKALKIFLETNPVLYENCNSLYLSSLKETQQRKKQRQENWKNLETYVSEIKIAENSNRMTEEILGYEKQVPNTQEKI; encoded by the coding sequence ATGATGCGTGGTTTCAAGCAAAAGCTGATAAAGAAGACCACTGGGTCTTCTTCTAGCAGTAAGAAGAAGGAGAAAGAGAAGgagaaagagaaagaaaaggAGTCGAGAAAGGCTTCTTCTATGGGGAGTTCCAGCACCTCCTCTTCGAGAAAGAACTCTTCTGAAAATTCAAGGCCATCTTCTACTTCCTCTTCCAAAAAGGAATACCCCGCCAGTTCGTCAAAGACAAAGGGGATCGTGAGTTCTGCTAGTAGCACAAGAAGTGATACTAGAAATGCCACACCAATAATTGGATCTGGCAATGACAAGTCAAACAATACTGCTAGGGCTAATTCCAGTTCTGTTTCTAATGCTAACTCCAATGCAAATAACGTTCCGCCTTCAAACGGTTCTTCATCTACCACTATCGACTCGCCAACGTCCACTCCAAGTATCTCATTAAGCAATGCAGAAAGTAATAGTATCGAGTTTAGAGACAACAACCACAAAATTAATTCTGACGAGTCCATGGGTAGAAATAATACATTGTTCACTAATGAACCTAACAATGTAAACGGTGGCGCCTCCGAAAACTCATTAAAGGACAACTCAAATGGGATTACCCATACAATAACAAAATCTGATTTCACTAGCGCTGTCAACAAAGAAGGTATGACTCCTTCTAGTCCACAGTCTCCTAATATCGACATACCAAGAGCGTCCCATTCTTTCGAAAGACTGCCAACAACAGCAAAATTAAATCCTGATGGAGAACTAGATTTAGTTAAAACCCCTCAACGTCACTCTTCATCTCGTTTTGAAACTTCAAGGTACAGCCAATTAACAAAGTTGCCTTCTTTCGAAGAAGTTGAACCGGAGGAACGTTTGCAACTATTCATTGCTAAAGTAGACCAGTGTACTGCCATGTTTGACTTTAATGATCCAAGTTTTGACATACAAGGCAaggaaattaaaagaattaccttacaagaattaattgaattcattgtCACTAACAGATTTACATATACTAATGAAATGTACGAACACGTCATAGCAatgtttaaaattaatttattcagACCGATACCTCCCCCAGTTAATCCTATTGGTGATATTTATGATccagatgaagatgaacCAGTCAATGAACTTGCATGGCCACATATGCAACTAGTATACGAATTCTTCTTAAGATTTGTCGAAAGTCCAGACTTCAATCATCAAATTGCCAAACAATACATCGACCAAgattttatattgaaattattagatttattCGATAGTGAAGATATTAGAGAAAGAGACTGTTTAAAAACTACTTTGCATAGAATTTATGGTAAATTCTTAAGTTTAAGAAGCTTTATCCGTCGTTCCatgaattatattttcttacAATTTGTTTAtgaaactgaaaaattcaacGGTATCGCTGAATTATTGGAAATATTGGGGTCTATCATTAACGGTTTTGCTTTGCcattaaaagaagaacataaaatatttttattgagGGTTTTACTTCCACTACACAAAGTCCCCTGCCTATCCTTATACCATCCTCAATTGGCATATTGTATTGTTCAATTTCTAGAAAAGGAACCGTTACTTACTGAAGAAGTTGTTATGGGTTTATTACGCTACTGGCCAAAGATTAATTCCACAAAAGAAATCATGTTATTgaatgaaattgaagatatttttgaagttATCGAACCACTGGAGtttataaaaatagaaGTACCTTTATTTGTGCAATTGGCTAAATGCATTGGGTCATCTCATTTTCAAGTTGCTGAAAAAGTTTTAAGTTACTGGAATAACGAATACTTTTTAAACTTATGTATCGAGAATGCTGAAGTGATTTTACCAATAGTTTTCCCACCTTTGTATGAACTAACATCACAATTAGAATTAGATAACATTAATGGACAAGATGGTATTATTTCAGATCCATATATTCTAGTTGAACAAGCAATTAATTCAGGTTCTTGGAATCGTGCAATTCACGCTATGGCTTTCAAagcattaaaaattttcttaGAAACCAATCCTGTATTATATGAAAACTGTAATAGCCTTTACCTATCGAGTTTGAAGGAAACTCAACAACGTAAGAAGCAACGTCAAGAAAATTGGAAGAACTTAGAAACATACGTAagtgaaataaaaatagcAGAAAACAGCAATCGAATGACAGAGGAAATTTTGGGTTATGAAAAACAAGTTCCTAATACACAAgaaaagatataa
- the TPHA0H02560 gene encoding uncharacterized protein (similar to Saccharomyces cerevisiae YOR012W; ancestral locus Anc_7.105) has protein sequence MSIQLNITDDVDRAADVLNNAFSPSHCSDFIFKKFFNISLDEKCSRARIKAIIHYYTALYHDLDGGDIVEVNDFDAVALFSTPGKHLPPTLTGDAKFDKEFITDISKRKKEVIPEGVPYYYLFMIGRDLKGPHKKGSVKKIFETYKEKADKDNAAIVLESIADHATSVYEYFGFKNYLTYTIGKGEVNSKGEPDSTGEGFTVKLMFYHKDGEKVLRP, from the coding sequence atGTCTAtccaattgaatataacCGACGATGTGGACAGAGCTGCTGATGTTCTGAACAATGCATTCAGCCCATCTCATTGTagtgattttattttcaaaaagttTTTTAACATCTCATTAGATGAGAAATGTTCTAGAGCTAGAATCAAGGctattattcattattacACTGCTCTTTACCATGATTTGGATGGTGGTGATATTGTTGAAGTAAACGACTTTGATGCAGTTGCACTTTTCAGTACACCAGGCAAACATTTGCCACCAACTTTGACTGGTGACGCCAAATTCGACAAAGAGTTCATCACAGATATTTCCAAACGTAAGAAGGAAGTGATTCCAGAAGGTGTACCATACTATTATCTTTTCATGATCGGTAGGGACTTGAAAGGTCCACATAAGAAAGGTTCAgtgaagaaaatttttgaaacataCAAGGAAAAGGCCGACAAAGACAACGCAGCTATTGTTTTGGAATCAATTGCTGACCATGCTACTTCTGTTTACGAATACTTCGGTTTCAAGAATTATCTGACTTATACCATCGGTAAGGGAGAAGTAAATTCCAAAGGTGAACCTGACAGCACCGGGGAAGGTTTCACAGTCAAGTTAATGTTCTACCATAAAGACGGAGAAAAGGTTCTAAGACCATGA